In Bacteroidota bacterium, one DNA window encodes the following:
- a CDS encoding TonB-dependent receptor, translating to MDRTNETHVIIEKAAKSINAACIVLVKVVLIAVLLLLLFAPTANAQGGIDSLEFITIKGYQPTIANTVKLSEQPSFKDSTKKIIVPPYVITPKKVNTVFVLEEIKPAKMVGEPLTKLYRSMLKVGAGNYATSYAEYLYSNLRSREVNYGLHMKHFSSQATLKNYGFSGLSTNSIDIFGKKFLAKHTISGNFLYDRNVVHHYGYDTEKHNLSKNAQKQVFNYLNPVARIVSHIKDSSKINYDITLQHHFFRDIYEAKENNFSASGILTTYYDHQLITLNSGVDFYANSMPTDTFNNTIIKLNPSIKSGGKTWEGELGVSVFTDISQEATIFKFYPSINFHYHVIDDIFIAYTGFTGGLSRNSFRTLAFENNFITPNLTLKNTDNVFNAFLGIKGSVSTKDAYNLHATYSRYRNMALFSVDTTEILYNKFNTVYDDVMVLDVTGEFQYQTTEKMKIISKASFFNYQTTTESNTWYKPNVQVSAGVNYNLRDKIVAKADLFYVGKRSAQQFANSKLEPITLQSFVDVNIGAEYKYSKLISAYVNFNNLSATRYLRWNNYPTQRFNLLVGASIAF from the coding sequence ATGGATAGAACAAACGAAACACATGTAATTATAGAGAAGGCCGCAAAAAGTATAAATGCTGCATGCATTGTACTTGTAAAGGTTGTTCTGATTGCTGTTTTATTATTATTGCTATTTGCGCCTACTGCAAATGCACAAGGTGGAATTGACAGCTTAGAGTTTATTACCATAAAAGGATATCAGCCCACTATTGCAAACACGGTAAAGCTTTCGGAGCAGCCCTCATTTAAAGATTCTACAAAAAAAATAATAGTTCCTCCGTATGTTATAACACCCAAAAAAGTAAATACTGTTTTTGTTTTGGAAGAAATTAAGCCCGCCAAAATGGTTGGAGAGCCACTTACAAAATTATATAGAAGTATGTTAAAAGTTGGTGCTGGAAATTATGCTACTTCTTATGCCGAATATTTGTACAGCAACCTTCGCTCAAGAGAAGTAAATTACGGCTTACACATGAAACACTTTTCATCACAGGCAACACTAAAAAATTATGGATTTAGCGGTTTAAGTACGAATAGCATTGATATATTCGGAAAAAAATTTCTTGCAAAACACACCATTAGCGGCAATTTCTTATACGACAGAAATGTAGTCCATCATTACGGTTATGATACCGAAAAACACAACCTGTCTAAAAACGCCCAAAAGCAAGTATTTAATTACCTAAATCCAGTTGCTCGAATAGTTAGTCACATAAAAGATTCAAGTAAAATAAACTATGATATCACCTTACAACACCATTTCTTTAGAGATATTTACGAAGCAAAAGAGAATAATTTTTCCGCAAGCGGCATACTTACTACCTACTACGACCATCAATTAATTACCCTCAACTCCGGTGTAGATTTTTATGCTAATTCTATGCCAACCGATACATTTAACAATACCATCATAAAATTAAATCCCTCCATCAAATCAGGAGGTAAAACATGGGAAGGCGAATTAGGCGTATCTGTATTTACGGATATTAGCCAAGAAGCAACCATTTTTAAATTTTATCCAAGTATAAATTTCCACTACCATGTGATAGATGATATTTTTATCGCCTATACAGGGTTTACCGGAGGGTTAAGCAGAAATAGTTTTAGAACACTTGCGTTCGAAAATAATTTTATAACACCCAACCTCACACTAAAAAATACCGATAATGTGTTTAATGCATTCTTAGGAATAAAGGGTTCTGTGAGTACAAAAGATGCGTATAATTTACACGCTACCTATTCACGATACAGAAACATGGCATTGTTTAGCGTGGATACAACAGAGATACTGTACAATAAATTTAATACAGTTTATGATGATGTTATGGTACTCGATGTTACCGGAGAATTTCAGTATCAAACCACCGAGAAAATGAAAATTATATCCAAAGCCTCTTTCTTCAACTACCAAACAACTACAGAATCAAACACATGGTACAAACCCAATGTTCAAGTTAGTGCGGGAGTAAATTATAATTTAAGAGATAAAATTGTAGCAAAAGCTGATTTGTTTTATGTTGGCAAACGATCGGCACAGCAATTTGCAAACAGCAAACTAGAGCCTATAACACTTCAATCTTTTGTGGACGTAAACATTGGAGCCGAATACAAATACAGCAAACTAATTAGCGCATATGTAAATTTTAACAACCTAAGTGCAACACGTTACCTACGCTGGAATAATTACCCTACTCAACGATTTAACTTGCTAGTTGGCGCTAGTATTGCATTCTAG
- a CDS encoding WG repeat-containing protein, whose product MRALHLFLLLTTPSFLVASKIDKGFKALSIYNYFEAKKIFEKNIKKNPVAAYYGLATIYSRNDNPFYQIDTAYVYIKKVSFNYGIQPSNAHEKFKKHGITRKSIDSLKNTVFEKAFASYKNSLPSLNYFLETYTDAPQRSLALNSRDSIVFAEVKNINTADSYINFIENYPSSKQLKEAKTLYETAKYKEATANKTIDEYEKFLRENPYSPYKYDAENALFSLMITNGTINEYQYFIKRFPNNHNVESAWHAIYTLYTADHKPKSIAEFRFKFPDYPYMDNLISELDLALTELYKVKQNNKWGFIDASGKQKIGFVYDWVEDFSEGLAAVGLNGKAGFINKAGKIIVPFEYDDVEAFKNGFASVRKNEKAGMIDKLGNIAIPIEYQDIGDMNEYCVWIKKGNQYGFLNNLGKSIIEPLYENVHDFNQNLAAISISGKWGFITKRGSILIAPTFDWVESFENNFARIKNNNKYGLIDTLGQFVFPCEYDVLDRTEDLFILVKDGKYGFGNNLGKTSIPLEYDYSPSIVKGLFENGFAKLQKNKKQGMVDKTGNILVPIEYDELNYFSNELAAVRKKTKWGYIDLQLKLAIGFQFDYATNFLNGYACVKKKEKWGLISKDGKFQITPEYEQMQLPALKCNCLFVKKEKWGIVSLKNELLVDLTNDNIEIIDANLIKLSRNSANAYYNCTLNKLIWKEDSYDVQ is encoded by the coding sequence ATGCGCGCATTACATCTATTTTTACTTTTAACCACACCCTCCTTTTTAGTTGCAAGCAAGATAGATAAAGGCTTTAAGGCACTTTCCATTTACAATTATTTTGAAGCAAAAAAAATATTTGAAAAAAACATCAAAAAAAATCCGGTAGCTGCGTATTATGGATTAGCTACCATTTATTCCCGCAACGACAATCCATTCTATCAAATTGATACCGCATACGTTTACATCAAAAAAGTATCTTTTAATTACGGAATTCAACCTTCCAATGCGCACGAAAAATTCAAAAAACATGGCATTACCCGAAAATCAATCGATAGTTTAAAAAACACGGTATTCGAAAAAGCTTTTGCTTCCTATAAAAATTCACTCCCTTCTTTAAATTATTTTTTAGAAACATACACAGATGCGCCTCAACGTAGCTTAGCTTTAAACAGTAGAGATAGTATAGTATTTGCGGAAGTGAAAAACATAAACACAGCAGACTCTTATATTAATTTTATTGAAAACTACCCCTCTTCCAAACAACTAAAGGAAGCTAAAACACTTTACGAAACAGCCAAATACAAAGAAGCAACTGCCAACAAAACCATTGACGAATACGAAAAATTCTTGAGAGAAAACCCATATAGCCCTTATAAATACGATGCAGAAAATGCATTATTCTCGCTCATGATAACTAATGGAACAATAAACGAGTACCAGTATTTTATAAAACGATTTCCAAACAATCACAACGTAGAATCTGCTTGGCATGCGATATACACACTTTATACAGCCGACCATAAACCTAAATCCATTGCAGAGTTTAGATTCAAGTTCCCTGATTATCCGTACATGGACAATTTGATAAGCGAGCTGGATTTAGCTCTGACAGAGTTATATAAAGTAAAGCAAAACAACAAATGGGGATTTATAGATGCAAGTGGGAAACAAAAAATTGGCTTTGTGTACGACTGGGTTGAGGATTTTTCTGAAGGCTTAGCAGCTGTAGGACTGAATGGCAAAGCCGGCTTTATAAACAAAGCAGGTAAAATAATTGTACCCTTTGAATACGATGATGTAGAAGCTTTTAAAAATGGATTTGCATCCGTAAGAAAAAATGAAAAGGCTGGAATGATAGACAAACTAGGGAATATAGCCATCCCCATAGAATATCAAGACATTGGGGATATGAACGAATATTGCGTTTGGATAAAAAAGGGCAATCAGTATGGGTTTCTAAATAATTTGGGCAAATCAATTATAGAGCCGTTGTATGAAAATGTACACGACTTTAACCAAAACCTTGCAGCAATAAGCATTTCGGGCAAGTGGGGATTTATTACCAAACGCGGAAGCATATTAATTGCGCCTACTTTTGATTGGGTTGAAAGTTTTGAAAACAACTTTGCACGAATAAAAAACAACAATAAATATGGATTGATTGACACCCTTGGTCAATTTGTATTCCCTTGCGAATACGATGTTTTAGACAGAACAGAAGATTTGTTTATTCTAGTTAAAGATGGCAAATATGGCTTTGGAAACAATTTAGGAAAAACTAGTATCCCTTTGGAATACGACTATTCTCCGTCTATCGTAAAAGGTTTATTCGAAAATGGATTTGCTAAATTGCAAAAAAACAAAAAGCAAGGCATGGTTGATAAAACCGGAAATATACTTGTGCCCATTGAATATGATGAACTCAATTATTTTTCGAACGAGTTAGCGGCAGTGCGAAAAAAAACAAAGTGGGGATATATCGATTTACAATTAAAATTAGCCATTGGATTTCAGTTTGACTACGCTACCAATTTTTTAAATGGATATGCCTGCGTTAAAAAAAAGGAGAAATGGGGGCTAATTTCTAAAGATGGGAAGTTTCAAATAACCCCTGAATACGAACAAATGCAGCTACCTGCACTAAAATGCAATTGCTTATTCGTAAAAAAAGAAAAATGGGGAATTGTATCTTTAAAAAATGAATTGCTTGTAGATTTAACTAACGACAACATTGAAATTATTGATGCTAACTTGATAAAACTTTCGAGAAATAGCGCAAATGCTTATTATAATTGCACGTTAAATAAATTAATTTGGAAGGAAGATAGTTATGATGTTCAATAA
- the pdxH gene encoding pyridoxamine 5'-phosphate oxidase: protein MENVREYLNKLRHDFSKLSLSEKDVNDNPIKQFEAWFTQAVESKVLEPNAMVLSTASKDSVPSARVLLLRNFEANGFVFYTNYHSRKSKDIHENPKANMLFFWPELERQVRIEGVLEKQSDAESDLYFASRPRGSKLGAWTSPQSEKIASRDFIDKKLKEFETRFPGEDIPRPPYWGGYVLKPNRIEFWQGRQSRLHDRIVYELNQNNSWDIYRIAP, encoded by the coding sequence ATGGAAAATGTACGCGAATATTTAAATAAGCTAAGGCATGATTTTTCGAAATTATCGCTTTCGGAAAAAGATGTAAATGATAATCCAATTAAGCAGTTTGAGGCTTGGTTTACTCAGGCTGTTGAAAGTAAAGTGTTGGAGCCCAATGCAATGGTGTTGTCTACCGCAAGCAAAGACTCAGTGCCTTCTGCACGAGTTTTGTTGTTGCGAAATTTTGAAGCAAATGGCTTTGTTTTTTATACCAATTACCACAGTAGAAAATCGAAAGACATACATGAAAATCCTAAAGCGAACATGCTTTTCTTTTGGCCTGAATTGGAGCGACAAGTGCGTATTGAGGGTGTTTTAGAGAAACAGTCTGATGCCGAATCGGATTTGTATTTTGCAAGCAGACCAAGAGGCAGCAAGCTAGGGGCGTGGACATCGCCACAAAGCGAAAAAATTGCATCACGAGACTTTATAGATAAAAAACTAAAGGAATTTGAAACTAGATTTCCGGGCGAAGATATTCCTCGACCACCTTATTGGGGTGGGTATGTGCTAAAGCCAAACAGGATAGAGTTTTGGCAAGGCCGACAAAGCCGTTTGCACGACAGAATTGTGTACGAATTGAACCAAAATAATTCTTGGGATATTTATCGAATTGCTCCGTAA
- a CDS encoding acyl-CoA carboxylase subunit beta encodes MQNIEFNKNEDKMKLLISQMNQRLEKIYLGGGKSKIEKQHEQGKLTARERINYLLDKDSKFIEVGAFVGDDMYKEHGGCTAGGVVIGIGYVSKRQCIIVANDATVKAGAWFPITGKKNLRAQEIAMENRLPIIYLVDSAGVYLPMQDEIFPDKEHFGRIFRNNAIMSSMGIIQISAIMGSCVAGGAYLPIMSDEAMIVDKTGSIFLAGSYLVKAAIGEDIDNETLGGATTHCEISGVTDYKCKDDKDCLDRIKNIFDKIGSFEKAGFDRVASKAPKKDEKEIYGIIPDARDKQYDMQEIIDRLVDESNFEEYKETYGKSILCGLARIDGWAVGIVANQRKVVKSKKGEMQFGGVIYSDSADKAARFIMNCNQKKIPLLFLQDVTGFMVGSRSEQGGIIKDGAKLVNAMSNSVVPKFTVIVGNSYGAGNYAMCGKAYDPRLIVAWPTAQIAVMGGAQAAKVLLQIQVSTLKAQGKVITPEDEKKLLETITDRYTAQTSPYYAASRIWVDAIIDPLDTRKWISMGIEAANHAPITKQYNVGILQT; translated from the coding sequence ATGCAAAATATAGAATTCAATAAAAATGAGGATAAGATGAAACTGCTTATTTCTCAAATGAATCAACGCTTAGAAAAAATTTATTTAGGAGGCGGGAAAAGCAAAATTGAGAAGCAGCACGAACAAGGAAAACTAACTGCCAGAGAACGCATCAATTACCTACTAGATAAAGATTCTAAATTTATTGAAGTGGGTGCATTTGTAGGCGATGACATGTACAAAGAACACGGTGGATGCACTGCAGGTGGCGTAGTTATTGGCATTGGATATGTAAGTAAACGTCAATGCATTATTGTAGCGAATGATGCTACTGTTAAGGCCGGAGCCTGGTTTCCAATAACCGGAAAAAAGAATTTGCGTGCGCAAGAAATAGCAATGGAAAATAGATTGCCAATTATTTACTTGGTAGATAGTGCAGGTGTTTACCTTCCTATGCAAGACGAAATTTTTCCCGACAAAGAACACTTTGGAAGAATATTTAGAAACAATGCGATCATGTCGTCCATGGGTATTATTCAAATATCTGCAATTATGGGCAGTTGCGTAGCAGGCGGGGCGTACCTTCCTATCATGAGTGACGAAGCCATGATAGTAGATAAAACTGGGAGTATTTTCTTGGCAGGCTCTTACCTTGTAAAAGCGGCTATTGGCGAGGATATTGACAACGAAACATTGGGCGGTGCTACTACACATTGCGAAATTAGTGGTGTTACCGATTATAAATGCAAAGACGATAAAGATTGTTTAGACAGAATAAAAAATATTTTCGATAAAATTGGATCTTTTGAAAAAGCCGGATTCGACCGTGTTGCAAGTAAAGCACCTAAGAAAGATGAAAAAGAAATTTACGGAATAATTCCTGATGCAAGAGATAAGCAATACGACATGCAGGAAATTATTGATAGATTGGTGGACGAATCAAACTTTGAAGAATACAAAGAAACTTACGGCAAATCTATTTTATGCGGGCTTGCACGTATTGATGGATGGGCTGTTGGGATTGTTGCCAACCAACGCAAGGTAGTGAAAAGCAAAAAAGGTGAAATGCAATTTGGAGGCGTAATTTATTCCGACTCGGCAGATAAAGCAGCGCGCTTTATTATGAACTGCAATCAGAAAAAAATTCCATTGCTGTTTTTGCAAGATGTAACAGGCTTTATGGTAGGCTCCAGATCTGAGCAAGGTGGCATTATTAAAGATGGTGCCAAATTAGTAAATGCCATGAGCAACTCTGTAGTGCCTAAATTTACGGTGATTGTAGGCAACTCGTACGGAGCAGGAAATTATGCGATGTGCGGAAAAGCGTATGACCCAAGACTTATTGTTGCCTGGCCTACTGCTCAAATAGCAGTAATGGGAGGTGCACAGGCAGCAAAAGTATTATTACAAATTCAAGTAAGCACATTAAAAGCCCAAGGAAAAGTAATAACACCCGAAGACGAAAAAAAATTATTGGAAACTATTACTGACCGCTATACCGCACAAACATCACCTTATTACGCTGCATCCAGAATATGGGTAGATGCAATTATTGATCCACTAGACACACGCAAATGGATTTCTATGGGCATAGAGGCTGCTAATCATGCGCCCATTACCAAGCAGTATAATGTAGGGATTTTGCAGACGTAA